Part of the Oceanotoga teriensis genome, TAGTTCTTTTAAAGATTCTATTCCCATATAATTGGCATCTTTTTTAGTCTGAGTAGAAAAAACCGCTCCAGCACCTATATAATCAGCACCTTTTTTTTCAGCTATTAAAGCCTGTTCAATATTTGAAGCAGATACACCAATTATCATATTTGAGGCGTATTTTTTTACTATTTCTATAGGCATATCATCTTGACCTATATGAATTCCATCTGCTTGTATTGCAAGAGCAATATCTAATCTATCATTTATTATCAATGGAACATTATGATGATTACAAATTTTTTTTAGATCTTTTGCAACTTCTATCATTTGTTTTGTATCGGTATTTTTTGCCCTGTATTGTACACAAGTTGCACCACTTTTTACAGCTTTTAAAACACTTTCTCTCTCATCCATATAATTACTGTCAGTTATCATATAAAGTTTTAATATTTCTTTATTAAATTTCATTTATTTCAACTCTTTTCATTTTTGAAATAGTTTCTTTATTTAATTTCATTAAATTATCTAAAAGTTTTATTTTAAAAGATCCAGGAAATTTTTTTTCCCTTTCAGAAATTTCAGCTGCTATATTAAAAAATTCAACAGCAGAAATAGCTGCTTCAAAAGGATCTGTTACAGAAATAAAAGCACCTATTAAAGCACCTAAAGAACATCCAGCCCCTGTAATTTTTTGTAGCATTTCTGATCCATTAAAAATTTTTGCAATTCTATTTCCATCACTAATATAATCAATTTTTCCAGTTGTAACTACTGTACAATCAAATTTTTTAGCTGTTTCTATAGTAATTTTAGATGTAAAAGATTCTTCAGAAATAGTTGCATCTACTCCACGAGTTTTTCCTATTATTCCATTTATTGCTGCTATTTCTCCTGAGTTTCCTTTTATTATTTTTGTATTAGCTTTATTTATTAATTCTATACTTAAATTAGTTCTCAATTTACTGGCGCCAGCACCAACAGGATCTATTATTACTGGAATTTTAGTTTTTTTTGAAATATTTGCTTGAAATCTCATTTGATCTGAAGTTGTTTTATCTAAAGTTCCAATGTTTAAAAGGAGTGCAGAAGCTATATTTTGCATTT contains:
- the thiE gene encoding thiamine phosphate synthase, which codes for MKFNKEILKLYMITDSNYMDERESVLKAVKSGATCVQYRAKNTDTKQMIEVAKDLKKICNHHNVPLIINDRLDIALAIQADGIHIGQDDMPIEIVKKYASNMIIGVSASNIEQALIAEKKGADYIGAGAVFSTQTKKDANYMGIESLKELMKKIKIPVAAIGGINLKNIKEVLKTNIDGVCIISALLCSKDIEKTTKEFLKIIEEEHI
- the thiM gene encoding hydroxyethylthiazole kinase, producing MNFVEENLIKMREKNPVIQCFTNNVVTNFTANVLLSSGASPIMSYCEEEAEEMQNIASALLLNIGTLDKTTSDQMRFQANISKKTKIPVIIDPVGAGASKLRTNLSIELINKANTKIIKGNSGEIAAINGIIGKTRGVDATISEESFTSKITIETAKKFDCTVVTTGKIDYISDGNRIAKIFNGSEMLQKITGAGCSLGALIGAFISVTDPFEAAISAVEFFNIAAEISEREKKFPGSFKIKLLDNLMKLNKETISKMKRVEINEI